From one Nitrosococcus halophilus Nc 4 genomic stretch:
- a CDS encoding zinc-finger domain-containing protein — MAVSETTAPDNNTSPSHGTQANEARRYEVTRADLPLSCPMPSMELWNSHPRVYLPIEETGRERCPYCGAIYVLKD; from the coding sequence ATGGCCGTGAGCGAAACAACAGCCCCGGATAATAATACTTCTCCATCCCATGGAACCCAGGCTAATGAAGCCCGCCGCTATGAGGTTACGCGCGCGGATCTACCCTTATCTTGTCCGATGCCCTCTATGGAATTATGGAACTCCCACCCCCGGGTTTATCTCCCAATCGAAGAGACGGGGCGGGAACGTTGCCCCTACTGTGGGGCGATATATGTGCTCAAGGACTAA
- the nadA gene encoding quinolinate synthase NadA — protein MAEAAVIQSYIDLSDNECEARIARAKAALGSQVVILGHHYQREEVFRFADYSGDSLKLSRRAAASDARYIVFCGVHFMAEVADILSRPEQRAILPDMAAGCAMADMADLAKVERAWRELGEILEPEQEVTPVTYINSAANLKAFCGRHGGIVCTSSNAQAVLKWAFDRREKVLFFPDQHLGRNTGYGMGIPLEEMVVWDFNQPYGGLTREQIQAARMILWQGHCSVHQMFQPVHIDRFLERYPDAKVISHPENSFEVCQKSHYVGSTEYIIKAIREAEPGTRWLVGTELNLVNRLREHYKTEGKSIHFMSPTVCMCSTMFRIDPQHLAWSLENLISGQVVNQIKVPEEEAELARLALTRMLEVSP, from the coding sequence ATGGCTGAAGCGGCAGTAATTCAAAGCTACATTGACCTTAGTGATAATGAGTGTGAGGCCCGGATTGCCAGAGCCAAGGCGGCTTTAGGCTCCCAGGTCGTTATCCTTGGGCACCACTATCAACGGGAAGAAGTTTTCCGGTTTGCTGATTATTCCGGGGACTCTCTCAAATTGTCGCGCCGGGCCGCTGCCTCAGATGCCCGCTATATTGTTTTTTGCGGGGTCCATTTTATGGCCGAAGTGGCGGATATTCTGTCTCGCCCTGAACAAAGGGCTATTCTCCCTGATATGGCCGCAGGCTGTGCCATGGCTGATATGGCGGATCTAGCCAAGGTGGAGCGGGCCTGGCGGGAATTAGGCGAGATTTTGGAGCCTGAACAAGAGGTAACCCCGGTCACTTATATCAACTCCGCCGCCAACCTCAAGGCCTTTTGTGGCCGCCACGGGGGTATCGTCTGTACCTCAAGCAATGCCCAGGCGGTCCTTAAATGGGCCTTTGACCGCCGTGAAAAGGTGTTGTTTTTCCCCGATCAGCACTTGGGACGGAATACTGGCTATGGTATGGGGATTCCACTAGAAGAGATGGTGGTTTGGGATTTTAATCAGCCCTACGGAGGATTGACTCGGGAACAGATTCAGGCGGCACGGATGATCCTATGGCAGGGCCACTGTTCGGTGCATCAAATGTTCCAGCCGGTCCATATCGATCGTTTTCTGGAGCGCTATCCTGATGCAAAAGTCATCTCTCACCCTGAAAACAGTTTCGAGGTCTGCCAGAAATCCCATTATGTCGGCTCAACCGAATATATCATCAAGGCTATCCGGGAGGCAGAGCCCGGTACCCGTTGGTTGGTGGGGACCGAGCTTAATTTGGTAAATCGCTTGCGTGAGCATTACAAAACGGAAGGTAAATCTATCCACTTTATGTCACCCACGGTATGTATGTGCTCAACCATGTTTCGGATTGATCCTCAGCATTTGGCCTGGAGCTTGGAAAACTTAATTTCTGGGCAGGTGGTGAATCAAATTAAGGTACCCGAAGAAGAGGCTGAGCTTGCCCGCTTGGCTTTAACTCGTATGCTGGAGGTCTCCCCCTAA